In Terriglobus sp. TAA 43, a single window of DNA contains:
- a CDS encoding DUF6599 family protein, with protein MLRIAHFALVSALLVSSAVAQTPAASTTVSVPPAPLLADHFGPWQASAPATVNDIHLPDDVAKELIVKRSAAKIYEAEGNKAAVSAVELADATGAYSAFTYLRTTEMRPCSAGNSLGVDCAVSCGRLLFWQGDTVVIVAPAGLKGIAAGSFTDLVGTLPKPSGAKAAHPLLPGKLPTDGLEKTSLRYAVGQSTYAAGGGAIPASALDFSKSPEILTAHYRSSKSGTGLLTLIFYPTPTIAGDRMRAIQKAMDDKQMPASFLAGEPQIARSGPIVAIASSGFTAKEAAKLVGGVKYQAQIAWDKPEGYMEQFKVSAAASVLVQIMIFVFVMCGAALALGIVFGGGRAAFRISRGKSASSLADMEVISLGLRGKPEHKLE; from the coding sequence ATGCTGCGTATTGCCCATTTCGCGCTTGTTTCCGCTCTGCTGGTTTCCTCTGCCGTAGCGCAGACGCCAGCAGCTTCTACGACGGTTTCTGTTCCGCCTGCACCTCTGTTGGCTGATCACTTTGGTCCTTGGCAGGCTTCCGCTCCTGCCACGGTCAATGACATCCATCTGCCGGATGATGTGGCGAAGGAACTGATCGTCAAGCGGTCGGCCGCGAAGATCTACGAGGCAGAGGGGAACAAGGCTGCAGTTTCGGCAGTGGAACTCGCCGACGCGACTGGTGCTTACAGCGCATTCACTTATCTGCGTACGACAGAGATGCGTCCGTGCTCGGCGGGTAACAGCCTGGGTGTCGATTGCGCGGTGTCCTGTGGTCGGTTGCTGTTCTGGCAGGGCGATACGGTGGTAATCGTCGCGCCCGCGGGGCTGAAGGGCATTGCAGCAGGTTCGTTTACAGATCTAGTCGGTACGTTGCCGAAGCCTAGTGGTGCGAAAGCCGCGCATCCGTTGCTGCCAGGCAAGTTGCCTACCGACGGTTTGGAAAAAACCAGCCTGCGTTATGCCGTTGGCCAGAGTACATACGCAGCCGGTGGTGGCGCGATTCCGGCTTCGGCGCTGGACTTCAGCAAGTCGCCTGAAATTCTTACCGCGCACTATCGCTCGTCGAAGAGCGGTACCGGATTGTTGACGCTGATCTTCTATCCCACGCCGACGATCGCAGGCGATCGCATGCGTGCGATTCAGAAGGCGATGGACGACAAGCAGATGCCTGCTTCATTCTTGGCGGGTGAGCCTCAGATCGCGCGTTCGGGACCGATTGTTGCGATTGCTTCCAGTGGCTTCACGGCGAAGGAGGCTGCGAAGCTGGTCGGCGGTGTGAAGTACCAGGCGCAGATTGCGTGGGACAAGCCCGAAGGCTACATGGAGCAGTTCAAAGTCTCTGCCGCAGCCAGTGTGTTGGTGCAGATCATGATCTTCGTATTCGTGATGTGCGGTGCTGCGCTAGCGTTGGGAATTGTGTTCGGCGGGGGACGCGCTGCCTTCCGAATTTCGCGCGGTAAGTCGGCTTCGTCGCTTGCGGACATGGAAGTCATCAGCCTGGGTTTGCGCGGCAAGCCGGAACACAAACTCGAGTAG
- a CDS encoding tetratricopeptide repeat protein translates to MPVMTAPVSRYSRAQAGRILGVPERQVTSWQRAGLIADTSDFTIRDLARMRSLRDLQHKRHSARSIRVSLEAMQRAGFADPLHNFAPVSQGAKLVFRHAGALLDPLTQQLAFDFEAPKRALTVVRRELPRDQQLRDQARAQEIFQRAVQLEERQETLAEAADLYEQVLAIWPKHAPASINLGTILYNDRRFEEAEKRYRAAAEIDPDYALAFFDLGNVLDELRRLPEAIVAYHRAIQLVPQYADAHYNLALAYERTGEKRKALRHWLCYVRLDPVGPWATHARLQARRTLASERLSIVSRFGKMAG, encoded by the coding sequence ATGCCCGTAATGACAGCGCCTGTTTCCCGTTACAGCCGAGCTCAGGCCGGACGGATCCTGGGTGTTCCCGAACGCCAGGTGACTTCGTGGCAGCGAGCCGGGCTGATTGCCGACACCTCTGACTTCACCATTCGCGACTTGGCCAGGATGCGGAGTCTGCGTGATCTGCAGCATAAGCGGCATTCTGCGAGATCCATTCGCGTATCGCTGGAGGCGATGCAGCGCGCGGGGTTTGCTGATCCGCTGCACAACTTTGCTCCCGTGTCGCAAGGGGCGAAGCTGGTCTTCCGCCATGCCGGAGCGCTACTGGATCCTCTGACACAGCAGCTTGCCTTTGATTTTGAAGCGCCGAAGCGGGCGTTGACTGTCGTGCGGCGCGAGCTGCCGCGCGACCAGCAGCTCCGTGATCAGGCGCGCGCCCAGGAGATTTTCCAGCGCGCTGTGCAGTTGGAAGAGAGGCAAGAGACGCTGGCTGAGGCAGCCGACCTGTACGAGCAGGTACTGGCCATCTGGCCGAAGCATGCTCCCGCTTCCATCAATCTGGGAACGATTCTTTATAACGACCGCAGATTTGAAGAGGCGGAGAAGCGGTATCGCGCGGCTGCTGAGATTGATCCGGACTATGCGCTGGCTTTCTTCGACCTGGGCAATGTGCTGGATGAGTTGCGACGTCTTCCGGAAGCGATCGTGGCTTACCATCGGGCGATTCAGCTCGTGCCGCAGTATGCCGATGCGCACTACAACCTGGCGTTGGCCTATGAACGCACAGGCGAGAAGCGCAAGGCATTGCGGCACTGGCTCTGTTATGTGCGACTGGACCCCGTGGGTCCGTGGGCGACGCACGCACGCCTTCAGGCGCGACGGACGCTGGCGAGTGAGCGGCTCAGTATCGTTTCGCGATTTGGGAAGATGGCTGGGTAG
- the infC gene encoding translation initiation factor IF-3 encodes MPPFTDKRSVKSFIRTNEKIRAREIRVIDENGEQLGIMAPFDALKIARERSLDLVEISPNAVPPVCRIQDYGKYLYEKDKSDRAARKKQKVIVIKEVKFSVTVDEHDYQTKKNQAVRFLNDGDKVKASLRFRGRQMAHRDLGYKIINRLIMDVGPAGIVEFMPRMEGTTLHAIIAPSKKQEAPAPKKPATEEAATPAEA; translated from the coding sequence ATTCCACCGTTTACTGACAAGCGTTCCGTCAAGAGTTTCATCCGCACCAACGAAAAAATCCGCGCGCGCGAAATCCGCGTGATCGATGAAAATGGCGAACAGCTTGGCATCATGGCCCCGTTCGACGCGCTGAAGATCGCGCGCGAGCGTTCGCTGGATCTCGTGGAAATCTCCCCCAATGCAGTGCCGCCCGTCTGCCGCATTCAGGATTACGGCAAGTACCTTTACGAGAAGGACAAGAGCGACCGCGCTGCACGTAAGAAGCAGAAGGTCATCGTCATTAAGGAAGTTAAGTTCTCCGTCACCGTGGACGAACATGACTACCAGACGAAGAAGAACCAGGCTGTTCGCTTCCTCAACGACGGCGACAAGGTGAAGGCCAGCCTCCGCTTCCGTGGCCGCCAGATGGCACATCGCGATCTGGGCTACAAGATCATCAACCGCCTCATCATGGACGTGGGCCCGGCTGGCATCGTGGAATTCATGCCGCGCATGGAAGGCACCACGCTCCACGCCATCATCGCTCCCAGCAAGAAGCAGGAAGCACCCGCACCCAAGAAGCCAGCCACGGAAGAAGCAGCAACACCGGCTGAAGCGTAA
- a CDS encoding response regulator produces the protein MKRRILLVDDEVAVLLTLKAVLEISGFDVDTATSAREGKSRIRHREYEMVITDMRMEDEHAGTEVIAAAKEAPYNPAVALLTAFPVDDEALSTMGADKMLVKPMHTRILLQQLEALFARHIAAKEKTSGKKPVKSAAKKSAAVVKKSAPAKKAVVAKKAAPVAKKAIPAKKNAPAKKVAAKKVVPVKKAAAKKPVAKKAAKKSR, from the coding sequence ATGAAACGTCGCATTCTGCTGGTTGATGATGAAGTTGCCGTTCTGCTTACCCTCAAGGCGGTTCTTGAGATCAGCGGATTTGATGTGGATACGGCCACAAGCGCACGCGAAGGCAAGAGCCGAATCCGCCATCGCGAATACGAGATGGTGATCACGGACATGCGCATGGAAGATGAACATGCCGGCACCGAAGTGATTGCGGCGGCCAAGGAAGCTCCTTACAATCCCGCAGTTGCCCTGCTCACTGCGTTTCCCGTGGATGATGAAGCACTTTCAACCATGGGCGCGGACAAGATGCTGGTGAAGCCAATGCATACGCGCATTCTTCTGCAGCAGCTTGAGGCGTTGTTTGCCCGGCATATCGCAGCGAAGGAAAAGACTTCGGGGAAAAAGCCTGTGAAGTCGGCTGCGAAGAAATCTGCTGCCGTGGTGAAGAAGTCAGCTCCCGCAAAGAAGGCGGTTGTGGCGAAGAAGGCTGCGCCCGTAGCCAAGAAGGCCATTCCAGCGAAGAAAAATGCGCCTGCGAAGAAGGTTGCTGCCAAAAAAGTTGTGCCGGTCAAGAAGGCCGCTGCGAAAAAGCCGGTGGCTAAAAAAGCTGCGAAGAAATCGCGTTAA
- the trpC gene encoding indole-3-glycerol phosphate synthase TrpC, whose protein sequence is MTHLDRILVQTRIALSQRRSPDRLRELERMAADHTPRGFAAALRTAAKTRPAVIAELKKASPSKGLIRPEFDPAWLAQSLERGGAACLSVLTDEPFFQGSLRNLEIASQSVKLPCLRKDFMVDEFQIVEARAYRADAILLIVAALTDAELRKLRAAAKNAELDVLCEVHDREELARALDLGCEMFGVNSRNLRTFEVNTAEAEKLAELLPTDAVRVAESGIGSAADIRRMTSAGYNAFLIGESLMRKDDPGDALAALLQPQLVAAE, encoded by the coding sequence ATGACGCATCTTGATCGCATTCTTGTTCAGACCCGTATCGCACTTTCGCAACGGCGGTCGCCCGACCGTTTGCGTGAACTGGAACGGATGGCCGCAGACCATACGCCGCGAGGCTTTGCCGCGGCACTGCGGACAGCAGCGAAGACTCGTCCGGCGGTGATTGCGGAGTTGAAGAAAGCTTCGCCCAGCAAGGGATTGATCCGGCCGGAGTTCGACCCGGCATGGCTGGCGCAGTCGCTGGAACGTGGCGGTGCGGCGTGCTTGAGCGTACTGACGGATGAACCGTTCTTTCAAGGATCGCTTCGGAATCTAGAGATTGCTTCGCAATCGGTGAAACTGCCGTGCCTGCGCAAGGACTTTATGGTGGATGAGTTTCAGATTGTCGAAGCGCGTGCGTACCGGGCGGATGCGATTCTGCTGATTGTGGCGGCACTGACCGATGCGGAACTTCGCAAGCTACGCGCGGCTGCAAAGAATGCCGAGCTGGATGTGTTGTGCGAGGTGCATGACCGCGAGGAACTGGCTCGGGCTTTGGACCTGGGATGCGAGATGTTTGGCGTAAACAGCCGCAATCTGCGCACCTTTGAGGTGAACACGGCAGAGGCGGAGAAGCTGGCGGAGTTGTTGCCGACGGACGCAGTGCGTGTGGCCGAGAGCGGTATCGGATCTGCTGCGGATATTCGACGCATGACATCTGCTGGCTATAACGCGTTTCTGATTGGCGAATCGTTGATGCGGAAGGATGATCCGGGCGACGCGCTGGCTGCACTGTTGCAACCGCAGCTTGTCGCGGCGGAGTAA
- a CDS encoding phosphoribosylanthranilate isomerase → MWVKICGNTRLEDCQRAVDLGADALGFIFAHGKRLVTAEDVRTITSQLPAHVPTFGVFTQSDPEFILHTAEVAGISGIQMHGVFDPSLVSALRVRFPKGDSPRLIQVVHWDVDEALELQQARLRGELNALADTGLVDAALMDSRTKQGSGGTGVMFDWVAAAEVVRESRLPVIAAGGLRPENVAEAVRVLKPWGVDVSSGVEASPGVKDHARMEQFIQAARSGSAER, encoded by the coding sequence ATGTGGGTGAAAATCTGCGGGAATACGCGGCTGGAAGATTGTCAGCGCGCTGTTGACCTTGGCGCGGATGCTCTGGGGTTCATCTTTGCGCACGGCAAGCGGCTGGTGACGGCGGAGGACGTGCGGACGATTACGTCGCAGCTGCCGGCACATGTGCCCACCTTCGGTGTGTTCACACAAAGTGATCCGGAGTTCATTCTGCACACGGCAGAAGTAGCGGGAATTTCAGGCATTCAGATGCATGGCGTTTTTGATCCTTCGCTGGTGTCGGCCCTGCGTGTGCGTTTTCCGAAGGGCGATTCGCCACGGCTGATCCAGGTAGTGCATTGGGATGTGGATGAGGCTCTGGAACTGCAGCAGGCTCGGCTTCGTGGGGAACTGAACGCGCTGGCAGATACCGGCTTAGTGGATGCTGCATTGATGGACTCGCGCACGAAGCAGGGCAGTGGCGGAACAGGCGTGATGTTTGATTGGGTCGCTGCCGCTGAAGTGGTTCGTGAGTCGCGTTTGCCGGTGATTGCAGCGGGTGGTTTGCGACCGGAGAACGTGGCGGAAGCTGTTCGTGTCCTCAAACCCTGGGGTGTGGATGTTTCCAGTGGTGTGGAAGCTTCGCCTGGCGTGAAGGATCACGCGCGGATGGAGCAGTTTATCCAGGCCGCGCGGAGCGGCTCCGCGGAAAGATAA
- the trpB gene encoding tryptophan synthase subunit beta translates to MPVVESTTEVSRSLGAGRFGAYGGRYVPETLMAALLELERAYVEARDDAEFQAELADLLKHYVGRPTPLYYAKRLSQELGGAQIYLKREDLLHTGAHKINNALGQGLLAKRMGKKRIIAETGAGQHGVATATVCALLGLDCVIYMGEEDMRRQDLNVLRMRLLGAEVRGVSAGSATLKDAINEAMRDWVTNVRDTFYILGSALGSHPYPTMVRDFHRVISKEAKQQFAEQVGRNPDVVIACVGGGSNAIGAFYEFIPDANVRLIGVEAGGRGTALGEHAARFSGGFPGVLQGTYSYVLQDDAGQVASTHSVSAGLDYASVGPEHAMLHDQKRAEYVSATDDEALHAVKVLAQTEGILPALESAHAVAHAIKVAPTLGKDKIIMINVSGRGDKDMGILAKEMQLRGAEGKGL, encoded by the coding sequence ATGCCAGTTGTGGAATCGACAACGGAAGTAAGCCGCTCGCTGGGCGCGGGGCGCTTTGGCGCGTACGGCGGCCGCTATGTGCCGGAGACGCTGATGGCGGCGCTGCTGGAACTGGAACGGGCCTACGTGGAGGCGCGCGACGACGCAGAGTTTCAGGCAGAGCTTGCAGACCTGCTAAAGCATTACGTGGGACGCCCCACACCGCTGTATTACGCAAAGCGTTTGAGCCAGGAGCTTGGCGGGGCGCAGATCTATCTGAAGCGTGAAGACCTGCTGCATACCGGTGCACACAAGATCAACAATGCGCTGGGACAGGGCCTGTTAGCGAAGCGGATGGGCAAGAAGCGCATCATCGCGGAAACGGGCGCGGGGCAGCATGGCGTTGCGACGGCTACAGTCTGCGCGTTGCTTGGCCTTGATTGCGTGATCTACATGGGCGAAGAGGACATGCGTCGGCAGGACCTGAATGTACTGCGAATGCGTCTTCTGGGCGCTGAAGTGCGCGGCGTGTCCGCTGGTTCGGCCACGCTGAAAGATGCCATCAACGAAGCGATGCGTGACTGGGTCACGAACGTCCGGGACACGTTTTACATCCTGGGTTCGGCGCTTGGATCGCATCCGTATCCGACGATGGTGCGCGACTTCCATCGCGTGATCAGCAAGGAAGCGAAGCAGCAGTTTGCCGAGCAGGTGGGCCGTAATCCCGATGTGGTGATTGCGTGCGTGGGCGGCGGATCAAATGCAATCGGTGCGTTCTACGAGTTCATACCGGATGCGAATGTTCGCCTGATTGGTGTTGAGGCTGGCGGTCGCGGTACGGCGCTTGGAGAGCATGCTGCGCGTTTCAGCGGCGGTTTTCCCGGTGTGCTGCAGGGCACGTACAGCTACGTATTGCAGGACGATGCGGGGCAGGTGGCTTCCACGCATTCAGTGAGTGCAGGCCTAGACTATGCCAGCGTTGGCCCGGAACATGCCATGCTGCATGACCAGAAGCGCGCGGAGTATGTCAGCGCTACAGATGATGAAGCCCTGCACGCGGTGAAGGTGCTGGCGCAGACCGAGGGTATTCTGCCTGCGTTGGAGTCTGCACATGCTGTCGCACATGCGATCAAAGTCGCGCCAACCTTGGGTAAAGACAAGATCATCATGATTAACGTGAGTGGTCGCGGCGACAAGGACATGGGCATTTTGGCGAAAGAGATGCAACTGCGCGGAGCTGAAGGGAAGGGTTTGTAA
- the trpA gene encoding tryptophan synthase subunit alpha: MAIDFSNKPGLVVYLTAGDPSLDATYDIALAAIDNGAQVLELGVPFSDPLADGPVIQRASERAVARGVRLSDVLALAKKIREARPQAGIILFSYLNPVVRMGLPDFCKAAKDAGADGVLLTDMIVEEAGEYLAEMAKNDLAPVFLAAPTSPDERLKAIAEHSKGFVYAISRVGITGTQAQVASDAESLVARLKQFAKIPVAVGFGISTAEHVRSVSEFADAAIVGSAIVKLIEDSKAGEEATNVGKFVKSLRS, from the coding sequence GTGGCGATTGATTTCTCGAACAAGCCTGGACTGGTTGTCTATCTGACTGCAGGTGATCCATCTCTTGATGCGACCTATGACATTGCTCTTGCAGCGATCGACAACGGTGCGCAGGTGCTGGAGCTGGGTGTGCCGTTCAGCGATCCTCTGGCCGATGGGCCGGTAATTCAGCGAGCCAGTGAGCGCGCCGTGGCTCGTGGCGTGCGTTTGAGCGATGTACTGGCGTTGGCGAAGAAGATTCGTGAAGCAAGGCCGCAGGCGGGCATCATCCTGTTTAGCTATCTGAATCCGGTGGTTCGCATGGGCCTACCGGACTTCTGCAAGGCCGCGAAGGACGCGGGTGCTGACGGCGTTCTGCTGACGGACATGATTGTTGAGGAAGCAGGCGAATATCTGGCGGAGATGGCCAAGAATGATCTGGCGCCGGTGTTCCTGGCTGCGCCCACCTCTCCGGACGAGCGTTTGAAGGCCATCGCGGAGCATAGCAAGGGCTTCGTTTATGCCATTTCGCGGGTAGGCATTACGGGGACCCAGGCGCAGGTTGCCTCCGACGCGGAGTCGCTGGTGGCGCGGTTGAAGCAATTCGCGAAGATTCCGGTGGCGGTGGGTTTTGGCATCTCCACGGCGGAGCATGTACGCTCGGTGAGCGAATTTGCGGATGCGGCGATTGTCGGCAGCGCAATTGTGAAGTTGATCGAAGACAGCAAGGCCGGTGAAGAGGCCACAAATGTTGGGAAATTCGTGAAGTCTTTGCGGTCGTAG
- the pheA gene encoding chorismate mutase, with the protein MEIADWRQKIDGIDEQIVKLLCERAAAAAAIGELKSHSGSNIYEPEREQAVLAHVAASNTGEIPQAELADIYERIMDVMRGLQRKKA; encoded by the coding sequence ATGGAGATTGCAGACTGGCGGCAGAAGATCGACGGTATCGACGAGCAGATCGTCAAGCTCCTGTGCGAGCGCGCAGCGGCAGCCGCAGCCATTGGCGAGTTGAAGTCGCATAGCGGCAGCAACATCTACGAGCCAGAGCGCGAACAGGCCGTTCTGGCACACGTCGCCGCAAGCAACACGGGCGAGATTCCGCAGGCCGAACTGGCCGATATTTACGAACGCATCATGGACGTGATGCGTGGCTTGCAGCGCAAGAAGGCGTAA
- the aroF gene encoding 3-deoxy-7-phosphoheptulonate synthase, translating to MIVVMQGTASREQIQAVIEQMVELGFNVHRTSGEGQMILAGVGTPAAFDVAEFQVLAGVQTAYRISSPYKLAGRGFRPEGTVITFPNGVKVGGENVTIMAGPCSVESREQIRLSAQQVKAAGGQFLRGGAYKPRSSPYSFQGMGVEGLKLLREVGDETGLLVITEVMEISQIEVMLPYIDCFQVGARNMQNFNLLRELGHVRKPVLLKRGIAATIEEVLLSAEYILSGGNYDLMLCERGIRTFETFTRNTMDISAIPVLKSLTHLPVFGDPSHGVGKREFVPPMALASVAAGADGLLMEMHPNPEKAMSDGAQSLFPEQLEKLVEQLRQLAPIVGRTVA from the coding sequence ATGATCGTGGTGATGCAGGGAACCGCCAGCAGGGAGCAGATCCAGGCGGTAATTGAGCAGATGGTGGAGCTCGGCTTCAATGTGCACCGCACCAGCGGTGAAGGTCAGATGATCCTGGCGGGCGTGGGTACGCCGGCAGCTTTTGATGTGGCGGAGTTTCAGGTACTCGCCGGTGTGCAGACGGCGTATCGCATCTCATCGCCGTACAAACTGGCTGGTCGCGGCTTCCGTCCCGAGGGAACGGTCATCACCTTCCCCAACGGCGTGAAGGTGGGCGGCGAAAACGTAACCATCATGGCGGGGCCTTGCTCTGTGGAATCGCGTGAGCAGATTCGCCTATCCGCGCAGCAGGTGAAGGCCGCGGGTGGTCAGTTCCTGCGTGGTGGCGCATACAAGCCGCGTTCTTCGCCGTACAGCTTCCAGGGCATGGGTGTGGAAGGTCTGAAGCTTCTCCGCGAAGTGGGCGATGAGACTGGCCTGCTGGTCATCACGGAAGTGATGGAGATTTCGCAGATTGAAGTGATGCTGCCGTACATCGACTGCTTCCAGGTGGGCGCGCGCAATATGCAGAACTTCAACCTGCTGCGTGAACTAGGCCACGTACGCAAGCCGGTGCTGCTGAAGCGCGGCATCGCGGCGACGATTGAAGAGGTTCTGCTGTCGGCTGAGTACATCCTGTCTGGTGGCAACTATGACCTGATGCTTTGCGAGCGTGGCATCCGCACCTTTGAGACGTTCACGCGCAACACGATGGACATCTCGGCTATCCCGGTGCTGAAGTCGTTGACACACCTGCCGGTATTCGGCGATCCGTCGCACGGCGTGGGCAAGCGCGAGTTCGTACCGCCCATGGCGCTGGCTTCGGTTGCTGCCGGTGCAGACGGTTTGCTGATGGAGATGCACCCGAACCCCGAAAAGGCTATGAGCGATGGCGCTCAGTCGCTGTTCCCGGAGCAACTGGAAAAGCTGGTGGAACAGCTTCGTCAGCTTGCGCCGATCGTGGGACGCACGGTCGCGTAA
- a CDS encoding dienelactone hydrolase family protein: MSEWVKLTASDGVELSAYVSRPAGEPKGALVVVQEIFGINDHIRAVTDEWAAEGYMSIAPAIFDRIEKDVFLNYDEAGWAKAGPLYQKLDVAKSLLDVEAAVAWLRTQADVKVGVVGYCYGGSMAWVTSCRSKIDAAVGYYGGLIPSLVQETPRNPIMLHFGGADTHIPAEAIAKIQLAHPEVPVFLYPGAGHAFNRKPDPNSYVADAADLAKRRSVLFFDEHLAAK, translated from the coding sequence GTGAGTGAGTGGGTAAAGCTGACCGCATCCGATGGAGTGGAACTGAGCGCGTACGTGTCGCGTCCTGCAGGCGAGCCGAAGGGCGCGCTGGTGGTGGTGCAAGAGATCTTTGGCATCAACGATCACATCCGCGCGGTAACGGATGAGTGGGCAGCCGAGGGATATATGAGCATTGCGCCCGCCATCTTTGACCGCATTGAGAAGGATGTATTTCTCAACTATGACGAAGCAGGTTGGGCGAAGGCAGGCCCGCTTTACCAGAAGCTTGATGTGGCGAAATCTCTGCTGGATGTAGAGGCGGCAGTGGCTTGGCTGCGTACCCAGGCGGATGTGAAGGTGGGCGTTGTGGGTTACTGCTACGGCGGATCAATGGCCTGGGTTACATCGTGCCGGTCGAAGATTGATGCGGCAGTGGGTTATTACGGCGGCCTTATTCCGAGCCTGGTGCAGGAGACGCCGCGCAATCCCATCATGCTGCACTTTGGGGGTGCGGACACGCATATCCCCGCAGAGGCGATTGCAAAGATTCAACTGGCGCATCCAGAAGTGCCGGTGTTCTTGTATCCCGGTGCGGGCCATGCGTTCAATCGGAAGCCCGATCCGAACAGCTACGTGGCGGATGCCGCGGATTTGGCGAAGCGCCGCTCTGTACTCTTCTTTGACGAGCACCTTGCGGCAAAATGA
- a CDS encoding prephenate dehydrogenase gives MKSVLIIGTGLIGASVGLALRNAGFAGSITGIDASGDELKAAEASGAIDRAARSAEEHRSAIAASDVIVLAVPVMAILQWMQGIAPQLRPGQLVTDAGSTKSEIVRAAERLMPETFLPGHPMAGKESCGATLAEASLFRGATWIFTPMHETTAIEAEWRGWVEKFGAKLLDMDAARHDEICAWVSHMPQMVSTAMSAMLEDKFGDSPELRAIGGRALREMTRLGSSPFSMWRDIAHTNQENIAETLLTLEQRLQHLRENLKTPELREEFGRANAFRRQL, from the coding sequence ATGAAATCGGTTCTCATCATCGGCACAGGGCTCATCGGTGCATCGGTGGGCCTTGCGCTGCGTAATGCTGGATTTGCCGGTTCCATCACAGGCATTGATGCCAGTGGGGACGAGCTGAAGGCTGCAGAGGCCTCTGGTGCGATTGATCGCGCGGCGCGTTCTGCAGAGGAGCATCGTTCGGCAATTGCTGCGTCTGATGTGATTGTTTTGGCTGTTCCGGTGATGGCGATTCTGCAGTGGATGCAGGGCATCGCGCCTCAATTGCGACCGGGCCAGTTGGTGACGGACGCGGGCTCCACCAAGAGCGAGATCGTGCGCGCGGCAGAACGACTTATGCCTGAGACCTTCCTTCCCGGGCATCCTATGGCAGGCAAGGAGAGCTGCGGCGCGACGTTGGCGGAGGCCTCGCTTTTTCGTGGAGCGACGTGGATTTTCACTCCCATGCATGAGACCACTGCCATTGAAGCTGAGTGGCGCGGATGGGTGGAGAAGTTTGGCGCGAAGCTGCTGGACATGGATGCCGCACGGCACGACGAAATTTGCGCGTGGGTAAGCCACATGCCGCAGATGGTGTCCACGGCGATGTCGGCCATGTTGGAAGACAAGTTTGGCGATTCTCCAGAATTGCGGGCCATTGGCGGCCGCGCTCTCCGTGAGATGACGCGGCTCGGCAGTAGCCCGTTCAGCATGTGGCGTGACATTGCCCACACGAATCAGGAGAACATCGCCGAGACGTTGTTGACGCTGGAGCAGCGACTGCAACACCTGCGCGAGAACCTGAAGACGCCGGAACTGCGCGAAGAGTTCGGGCGCGCCAACGCATTTCGCCGGCAGCTTTAG